A single window of Nicotiana sylvestris chromosome 5, ASM39365v2, whole genome shotgun sequence DNA harbors:
- the LOC138868315 gene encoding uncharacterized protein: protein MSMKTIIKDEDSFVSNTDAVIYAASDISGWTQSLISDPNIPNSSNSTSVDDLQQQISTAAAAGGNTDDDLVVSGSSFDRSKNNTKKSDQQEIRIFNVDFRALSTVVVCSNRDEEEDKGSESNKRLKSSAKSEFDGGLSAEIVGAANKETSVRLVNNLDTTDALVRDIRIRGGSNVIKNTLAISQSRAEP, encoded by the coding sequence ATGTCTATGAAAACAATCATCAAAGATGAGGATTCCTTTGTTTCTAATACTGATGCAGTCATCTATGCTGCTTCTGATATTTCAGGTTGGACTCAAAGCCTTATCTCCGATCCCAACATTCCTAATTCGTCTAATTCGACGAGTGTAGACGACCTCCAGCAGCAGATCTCGACTGCTGCTGCTGCAGGTGGTAATACTGATGATGATTTGGTTGTGTCAGGTTCATCTTTCGATAGGTCTAAGAATAATACTAAGAAGAGTGATCAGCAAGAGATAAGAATATTTAATGTTGATTTCAGGGCGCTTTCTACGGTTGTTGTTTGCAGTAATAGAGATGAGGAGGAGGATAAAGGATCAGAGAGCAATAAAAGGCTGAAATCTAGCGCTAAATCTGAATTTGATGGCGGTTTATCGGCAGAGATTGTTGGGGCTGCGAACAAAGAAACTAGCGTTAGGCTTGTAAATAATCTGGACACAACGGATGCGCTTGTCAGGGACATAAGAATCAGGGGCGGATCTAATGTTATTAAGAATACTTTAGCGATTTCACAATCAAGGGCGGAACCATGA